One window of Nicotiana tomentosiformis chromosome 11, ASM39032v3, whole genome shotgun sequence genomic DNA carries:
- the LOC117273615 gene encoding uncharacterized protein, giving the protein MIRRCIPEKDQPSVLQACHASPYGGHFGGIWTAAKVLESGLYWPTLLKDAHAWWIDFMGAFVSSYGNKYILVAVDYVSKWVEAVALPTNDAKEVYRTTFKTPIGMSPYKLVVGKACHLPAELEHKALWAMRQLNLDMETEGTSRVTELLELEEFGFHAFENERLYKERMK; this is encoded by the exons ATGATTcggaggtgtatccccgagaaagatcaaccttctgttttgcaggcttgccatgcttcaccatatggtggacacTTTGGAGGAATCTGGACAGCAGCAAAAGTGTTGGAATCGGGGTTGTATTGGCCAACTCTGTTAAAGGATGCCCATGCTTGG TGGATTGACTTTATGGGGGCTTTTGTCAGCTCGTATGGCAACAAATACATATTGGTAGCAGTTGACTATGTCTCCAAATGGGTCGAAGCGGTGGCTCTCCCAACAAATGATGCAAAAGAG GTGTACCgcacaacatttaaaactccaattggtatgtcaccaTACAAGTTGGTAGTTGGaaaagcatgccatcttccggcAGAGCTCGAACATAAAGCCCTTTGGGCAATGCGGCAGTTGAATTTGGATATGGAGACTGAAGGCACCAGCAGAGTAACTGAGTTACTTGAACTCGAGGAATTCGGGTTCCATGCATTTGAGAATGAAAGATTGTACAAAGAAAGGATGAAATGA